Proteins from one Cicer arietinum cultivar CDC Frontier isolate Library 1 chromosome 3, Cicar.CDCFrontier_v2.0, whole genome shotgun sequence genomic window:
- the LOC101494976 gene encoding fanconi-associated nuclease 1 homolog isoform X1 — protein MVLSGRESLIRLVGKRRRFLPNRHSILSDPIPNPIIPLSQQPTIAGNINPPNDVVHCPICSLTLPSDNNHLINSHIDSCLSQPKQSGTKRKLTQRTLLQLNFTRPDNLTHAPDYTRQEQFQLTENHSVDIDSSIITTTTSPSLPSISNNVDTNHDIIDDNHDIIDDNHDIIDDNHDNDDKGNVFGVKLETFIVGRRYTDQVEICEGATFSLLRDPQNVKDPNAIKVISADSGCSRFLGYLSRELAQYLSPLIDSYGIVVQGHVTSVPKHSLDAVPIQIMCHRTPNGESEYEDETFKCLWKNAQDVVEFAIKNPSSVKYQQNFCLMLQEVLRNNIHLLTEDEKTYIESFTSLSNDSQRLFIRLYTRKGPWFRMSNISYPEILDAQKAVKDLAEKEFVCSVDHGNQLCESDMNDILDVLTVAELREIWSFLLKKRCGHSMKKQDLISSILSTYAGLWPHLSTMILDRTGFCIKISSKAESLIWRIERLFFLNGEQDLLSFLLVDIGKIKYPTYSCTILDPIFSNRTNLLAYEEAIEVAQIMDEALDANRTDVVLRCIEIAESRVSTVLPIQYSTSESQSTFHHIFTAPWIYSKVITLGISFLEQERRYRDTVELLKWLQNVYTCDVKRGYWTLRLSVDLEHLGYIDESLQVAENGLLDPWVRAGSRMALQRRVLRLGKPPRRWKVPSFSRSVLRKIPEVCVQGRPLNSELGAKNRFYNEEGMQCGVEEFALHYYAGEGWQGVHSESGIWLTIFGLLMWDVIYSDVPNVFYNRFQTAPLDLGTDGFYKARKSIIESHLQQIRDGMAEEFLIKSWETHNGTACRGVNWDRHSLDELRAAVTCVGGSCLSSFCQLLCEDYRSWSSGMPDLLLWRFCGEYSGEAKLVEVKGPKDRLSEQQRAWLLMLMDCGFTIEVCKVKPS, from the exons ATGGTGTTGAGCGGCAGAGAAAGTTTGATTCGATTAGTCGGTAAACGTCGTCGTTTCCTTCCCAATCGACACTCAATCCTCTCCGATCCCATTCCTAACCCTATCATCCCACTCTCACAACAACCCACTATAGCCGGTAACATTAACCCCCCAAACGACGTCGTACACTGCCCCATTTGTTCCCTCACACTTCCCTCAGATAACAACCACCTCATCAACTCTCATATCG aTTCGTGTCTCTCTCAACCTAAACAAAGCGGAACAAAACGAAAACTAACTCAACGAACCCTACTTCAGTTAAACTTCACGCGTCCCGACAATCTCACACACGCGCCGGATTACACGCGCCAAGAACAATTTCAGTTAACTGAAAATCACAGTGTTGATATTGATTCTTCGATTATTACTACAACTACTTCACCTTCTTTGCCTTCTATCTCCAACAATGTCGATACTAATCATGATATTATTGATGATAATCATGATATTATTGATGATAATCATGATATTATTGATGATAATCATGATAACGATGATAAAGGCAACGTCTTTGGAGTTAAGCTTGAAACTTTTATTGTGGGTCGGAGATATACTGATCAAGTGGAAATATGTGAGGGTGCCACATTCTCTCTTTTAAGAGACCCTCAAAATGTTAAGGATCCAAATGCCATCAAG GTTATTTCTGCAGATTCTGGGTGTTCTAGATTTCTAGGTTATCTCTCCCGTGAGCTTGCACAATATCTATCTCCTCTAATTGACAGCTATGGCATTGTAGTTCAG GGACATGTCACTTCTGTTCCGAAACATTCTCTTGATGCTGTTCCAATTCAGATTATGTGCCACAGAACACCAAATGGTGAAAGCGAGTATGAAGATGAGACTTTTAAATGCTTATGGAAGAATGCTCAAGATGTTGTTGAATTTGCTATCAAGAATCCTTCATCTGTTAAGTATCAGCAGAATTTTTGTCTTATGCTACAAGAGGTGTTAAGAAATAATATTCACCTTCTAACAGAAGATGAAAAAACCTACATCG AGTCATTCACTTCTCTCTCAAATGACAGCCAGAGGCTTTTTATTCGGCTATACACTAGAAAAG GACCCTGGTTTCGCATGTCCAATATATCGTATCCTGAAATATTGGATGCTCAAAAGGCAGTCAAGGATCTTGCTG AAAAAGAGTTTGTATGCTCTGTTGATCATGGAAATCAACTATGTGAAAGTGACATGAATGATATATTGGATGTGCTCACTGTCGCCGAGCTGCGTGAAATTTGGTCTTTCTTGCTTAAAAAG AGATGTGGTCACAGCATGAAGAAGCAGGATCTCATTTCATCTATTCTTTCTACCTATGCAGGATTGTG GCCACACCTATCAACTATGATTTTGGATAGAACTGGTTTCTGTATTAAGATTTCTTCAAAAGCTGAATCTCTTATCTGGCGTATTGAG AGACTTTTCTTCTTAAATGGAGAACAGGATCTCTTGTCCTTTCTACTAGTTGATATAGGAAAGATCAAATATCCAACGTATTCTTGCACAATATTAGATCCAATATTCTCAAATCGCACGAATCTGCTCGCATACGAAGAG gCCATTGAAGTGGCACAAATTATGGATGAAGCTCTTGATGCAAACAGAACTGATGTGGTATTGAGGTGCATAGAGATTGCTGAATCCCGTGTGTCCACTGTGTTGCCCATCCAATACTCGACTTCTGAATCACAATCTACATTTCATCACATTTTTACAGCACCATGGATATACTCCAAAGTGATTACATTAGGGATTTCCTTTCTTGAGCAAGAGCGCAG GTACAGGGACACAGTTGAGTTACTTAAGTGGCTGCAAAATGTTTACACTTGTGATGTAAAAAGAGGATATTGGACACTGAGATTATCAGTTGACCTGGAGCATCTGGGTTACATTGATGAGAGCCTTCAAGTAGCCGAAAATGGGTTGCTGGATCCATGGGTGCGGGCTGGTTCTAGAATGGCATTGCAAAGAAGGGTTCTTCGCTTAGGAAAACCACCAAGACGTTGGAAAGTTCCTAGTTTTTCAAGGTCTGTACTGCGTAAGATCCCTGAG GTTTGTGTTCAAGGGAGACCTTTGAATTCTGAATTGGGAGCAAAAAACAGGTTTTACAATGAAGAAGGGATGCAGTGTGGAGTGGAAGAGTTTGCTTTGCATTATTATGCTGGGGAGGGATGGCAAGGTGTTCATTCAGAGAGTGGCATATGGTTAACTATTTTTGGGCTTCTTATGTGGGATGTAATATATTCTGATGTGCCTAATGTCTTCTataatagatttcag ACTGCTCCTTTGGATTTGGGTACCGATGGCTTTTATAAGGCGAGAAAGAGTATCATAGAATCCCATCTGCAGCAAATCCGTGATGGCATGGCTGAGGAGTTTCTTATCAAGTCATGGGAAACACATAATGGAACAGCTTGTAGAGGAGTTAACTGGGACCGCCATTCTTTAGATGAGCTTCGTGCTGCTGTTACTTGCGTTGGTGGCTCTTGTTTGTCATCCTTCTGCCAGCTTCTTTGTGAAGACTATCGGAGCTGGTCTAGTGGAATGCCCGATTTGCTGCTATGGCGTTTCTGTGGAGAATACAGTGGTGAAGCCAAGCTTGTTGAAGTGAAAGGCCCCAAGGATCGACTCTCGGAACAGCAGCGAGCATGGCTACTGATGCTTATGGATTGTGGATTTACGATCGAGGTTTGTAAAGTGAAACCTTCATAG
- the LOC101494976 gene encoding fanconi-associated nuclease 1 homolog isoform X2: protein MVLSGRESLIRLVGKRRRFLPNRHSILSDPIPNPIIPLSQQPTIAGNINPPNDVVHCPICSLTLPSDNNHLINSHIDSCLSQPKQSGTKRKLTQRTLLQLNFTRPDNLTHAPDYTRQEQFQLTENHSVDIDSSIITTTTSPSLPSISNNVDTNHDIIDDNHDIIDDNHDIIDDNHDNDDKGNVFGVKLETFIVGRRYTDQVEICEGATFSLLRDPQNVKDPNAIKGHVTSVPKHSLDAVPIQIMCHRTPNGESEYEDETFKCLWKNAQDVVEFAIKNPSSVKYQQNFCLMLQEVLRNNIHLLTEDEKTYIESFTSLSNDSQRLFIRLYTRKGPWFRMSNISYPEILDAQKAVKDLAEKEFVCSVDHGNQLCESDMNDILDVLTVAELREIWSFLLKKRCGHSMKKQDLISSILSTYAGLWPHLSTMILDRTGFCIKISSKAESLIWRIERLFFLNGEQDLLSFLLVDIGKIKYPTYSCTILDPIFSNRTNLLAYEEAIEVAQIMDEALDANRTDVVLRCIEIAESRVSTVLPIQYSTSESQSTFHHIFTAPWIYSKVITLGISFLEQERRYRDTVELLKWLQNVYTCDVKRGYWTLRLSVDLEHLGYIDESLQVAENGLLDPWVRAGSRMALQRRVLRLGKPPRRWKVPSFSRSVLRKIPEVCVQGRPLNSELGAKNRFYNEEGMQCGVEEFALHYYAGEGWQGVHSESGIWLTIFGLLMWDVIYSDVPNVFYNRFQTAPLDLGTDGFYKARKSIIESHLQQIRDGMAEEFLIKSWETHNGTACRGVNWDRHSLDELRAAVTCVGGSCLSSFCQLLCEDYRSWSSGMPDLLLWRFCGEYSGEAKLVEVKGPKDRLSEQQRAWLLMLMDCGFTIEVCKVKPS from the exons ATGGTGTTGAGCGGCAGAGAAAGTTTGATTCGATTAGTCGGTAAACGTCGTCGTTTCCTTCCCAATCGACACTCAATCCTCTCCGATCCCATTCCTAACCCTATCATCCCACTCTCACAACAACCCACTATAGCCGGTAACATTAACCCCCCAAACGACGTCGTACACTGCCCCATTTGTTCCCTCACACTTCCCTCAGATAACAACCACCTCATCAACTCTCATATCG aTTCGTGTCTCTCTCAACCTAAACAAAGCGGAACAAAACGAAAACTAACTCAACGAACCCTACTTCAGTTAAACTTCACGCGTCCCGACAATCTCACACACGCGCCGGATTACACGCGCCAAGAACAATTTCAGTTAACTGAAAATCACAGTGTTGATATTGATTCTTCGATTATTACTACAACTACTTCACCTTCTTTGCCTTCTATCTCCAACAATGTCGATACTAATCATGATATTATTGATGATAATCATGATATTATTGATGATAATCATGATATTATTGATGATAATCATGATAACGATGATAAAGGCAACGTCTTTGGAGTTAAGCTTGAAACTTTTATTGTGGGTCGGAGATATACTGATCAAGTGGAAATATGTGAGGGTGCCACATTCTCTCTTTTAAGAGACCCTCAAAATGTTAAGGATCCAAATGCCATCAAG GGACATGTCACTTCTGTTCCGAAACATTCTCTTGATGCTGTTCCAATTCAGATTATGTGCCACAGAACACCAAATGGTGAAAGCGAGTATGAAGATGAGACTTTTAAATGCTTATGGAAGAATGCTCAAGATGTTGTTGAATTTGCTATCAAGAATCCTTCATCTGTTAAGTATCAGCAGAATTTTTGTCTTATGCTACAAGAGGTGTTAAGAAATAATATTCACCTTCTAACAGAAGATGAAAAAACCTACATCG AGTCATTCACTTCTCTCTCAAATGACAGCCAGAGGCTTTTTATTCGGCTATACACTAGAAAAG GACCCTGGTTTCGCATGTCCAATATATCGTATCCTGAAATATTGGATGCTCAAAAGGCAGTCAAGGATCTTGCTG AAAAAGAGTTTGTATGCTCTGTTGATCATGGAAATCAACTATGTGAAAGTGACATGAATGATATATTGGATGTGCTCACTGTCGCCGAGCTGCGTGAAATTTGGTCTTTCTTGCTTAAAAAG AGATGTGGTCACAGCATGAAGAAGCAGGATCTCATTTCATCTATTCTTTCTACCTATGCAGGATTGTG GCCACACCTATCAACTATGATTTTGGATAGAACTGGTTTCTGTATTAAGATTTCTTCAAAAGCTGAATCTCTTATCTGGCGTATTGAG AGACTTTTCTTCTTAAATGGAGAACAGGATCTCTTGTCCTTTCTACTAGTTGATATAGGAAAGATCAAATATCCAACGTATTCTTGCACAATATTAGATCCAATATTCTCAAATCGCACGAATCTGCTCGCATACGAAGAG gCCATTGAAGTGGCACAAATTATGGATGAAGCTCTTGATGCAAACAGAACTGATGTGGTATTGAGGTGCATAGAGATTGCTGAATCCCGTGTGTCCACTGTGTTGCCCATCCAATACTCGACTTCTGAATCACAATCTACATTTCATCACATTTTTACAGCACCATGGATATACTCCAAAGTGATTACATTAGGGATTTCCTTTCTTGAGCAAGAGCGCAG GTACAGGGACACAGTTGAGTTACTTAAGTGGCTGCAAAATGTTTACACTTGTGATGTAAAAAGAGGATATTGGACACTGAGATTATCAGTTGACCTGGAGCATCTGGGTTACATTGATGAGAGCCTTCAAGTAGCCGAAAATGGGTTGCTGGATCCATGGGTGCGGGCTGGTTCTAGAATGGCATTGCAAAGAAGGGTTCTTCGCTTAGGAAAACCACCAAGACGTTGGAAAGTTCCTAGTTTTTCAAGGTCTGTACTGCGTAAGATCCCTGAG GTTTGTGTTCAAGGGAGACCTTTGAATTCTGAATTGGGAGCAAAAAACAGGTTTTACAATGAAGAAGGGATGCAGTGTGGAGTGGAAGAGTTTGCTTTGCATTATTATGCTGGGGAGGGATGGCAAGGTGTTCATTCAGAGAGTGGCATATGGTTAACTATTTTTGGGCTTCTTATGTGGGATGTAATATATTCTGATGTGCCTAATGTCTTCTataatagatttcag ACTGCTCCTTTGGATTTGGGTACCGATGGCTTTTATAAGGCGAGAAAGAGTATCATAGAATCCCATCTGCAGCAAATCCGTGATGGCATGGCTGAGGAGTTTCTTATCAAGTCATGGGAAACACATAATGGAACAGCTTGTAGAGGAGTTAACTGGGACCGCCATTCTTTAGATGAGCTTCGTGCTGCTGTTACTTGCGTTGGTGGCTCTTGTTTGTCATCCTTCTGCCAGCTTCTTTGTGAAGACTATCGGAGCTGGTCTAGTGGAATGCCCGATTTGCTGCTATGGCGTTTCTGTGGAGAATACAGTGGTGAAGCCAAGCTTGTTGAAGTGAAAGGCCCCAAGGATCGACTCTCGGAACAGCAGCGAGCATGGCTACTGATGCTTATGGATTGTGGATTTACGATCGAGGTTTGTAAAGTGAAACCTTCATAG
- the LOC101495514 gene encoding uncharacterized protein isoform X2, translating into MALSLGKITILLGAGFVGSVMAKEGGLPDVSGLVSGAFKVVLRQLKSNDPTPTVKKPHNDALIDQVNSLRQELQNLARERSITIVNASGTGGRKYVTGVVIVVVAYGYIRWKGWIPNMMFATRRSLSDACKSIGIQMGKVYEAIEDAKKKISGRVDNLDEKIDECAAIAENVQKDIPEIQHDTGLMNRDVQGFQVALLNLRYKLEEIEKNQVDTIERVGAIVEITYEIQNGSIAEYIEGSSSNRAIELPPVTPSSRAAPSWPSLEQPSLTPLSRIASLPPTRPADPQSPSNTVESYQSSQISEINLPSSSVGPMKTPIENKTNGSSSGGFFGLNLSSVYTLTRTRSATNAVLQQTRPSS; encoded by the exons ATGGCTCTATCACTCGGAAAAATCACCATTCTCCTTGGTGCAG gttttgttGGTTCAGTAATGGCGAAAGAAGGAGGATTGCCAGATGTATCTGGTCTAGTATCTGGGGCTTTTAAG GTTGTTTTAAGGCAACTTAAAAGCAATGATCCTACTCCAACTGTTAAAAAGCCACATAATGATGCTTTGATTGATCAG GTTAATAGCCTTCGGCAGGAACTACAAAATCTTGCTAGGGAGAGATCAATCACTATTGTAAATGCAAGTGGAACAG GAGGAAGAAAGTATGTAACAGGGGTCGTTATTGTTGTGGTAGCATATGGATACATTAGGTGGAAG GGATGGATTCCTAATATGATGTTTGCTACAAGACGTAGTCTATCCGATGCATGTAAATCTATAGGTATTCAGATGGGGAAGGTTTATGAAGCAATTGag GATGCCAAGAAGAAGATATCTGGTAGAGTGGACAATCTGGATGAAAAAATAGATGAATGTGCAGCCATTGCAGAAAATGTCCAAAAAGAT ATCCCTGAAATACAGCACGACACAGGATTAATGAACCGAGATGTCCAGGGTTTTCAAGTTGCACTCCTTAATCTT CGATATAAACTcgaagaaatagaaaagaatcag GTGGACACAATTGAAAGAGTGGGAGCAATAGTTGAAATTACCTATGAAATTCAGAATGGCAGCATTGCGGAGTATATTGAG gGATCTTCATCCAACAGAGCCATTGAGCTACCTCCAGTTACACCCTCTTCCAGG GCTGCTCCTTCCTGGCCATCTCTTGAACAGCCATCTCTTACCCCATTATCTAGG ATCGCATCCTTGCCTCCAACTAGGCCAGCTGATCCACAGTCTCCATCAAATACGGTTGAATCTTACCAG AGTAGTCAAATATCCGAGATAAATTTGCCCAGTAGTAGTGTAGGTCCGATGAAAACTCCTATAGAAAATAAGACCAATGGATCTAGCTCTGGCGGCTTCTTTGGGCTAAATTTATCAAGCGTCTATACTCTAACAAGAACTCGCAGCGCGACAAACGCAGTACTACAACAAACTCGTCCAAGTAGTTGA
- the LOC101495514 gene encoding uncharacterized protein isoform X3 produces the protein MALSLGKITILLGAGFVGSVMAKEGGLPDVSGLVSGAFKVVLRQLKSNDPTPTVKKPHNDALIDQVNSLRQELQNLARERSITIVNASGTGGRKYVTGVVIVVVAYGYIRWKGWIPNMMFATRRSLSDACKSIGIQMGKVYEAIEDAKKKISGRVDNLDEKIDECAAIAENVQKDIPEIQHDTGLMNRDVQGFQVALLNLRYKLEEIEKNQVDTIERVGAIVEITYEIQNGSIAEYIEGSSSNRAIELPPVTPSSRIASLPPTRPADPQSPSNTVESYQSSQISEINLPSSSVGPMKTPIENKTNGSSSGGFFGLNLSSVYTLTRTRSATNAVLQQTRPSS, from the exons ATGGCTCTATCACTCGGAAAAATCACCATTCTCCTTGGTGCAG gttttgttGGTTCAGTAATGGCGAAAGAAGGAGGATTGCCAGATGTATCTGGTCTAGTATCTGGGGCTTTTAAG GTTGTTTTAAGGCAACTTAAAAGCAATGATCCTACTCCAACTGTTAAAAAGCCACATAATGATGCTTTGATTGATCAG GTTAATAGCCTTCGGCAGGAACTACAAAATCTTGCTAGGGAGAGATCAATCACTATTGTAAATGCAAGTGGAACAG GAGGAAGAAAGTATGTAACAGGGGTCGTTATTGTTGTGGTAGCATATGGATACATTAGGTGGAAG GGATGGATTCCTAATATGATGTTTGCTACAAGACGTAGTCTATCCGATGCATGTAAATCTATAGGTATTCAGATGGGGAAGGTTTATGAAGCAATTGag GATGCCAAGAAGAAGATATCTGGTAGAGTGGACAATCTGGATGAAAAAATAGATGAATGTGCAGCCATTGCAGAAAATGTCCAAAAAGAT ATCCCTGAAATACAGCACGACACAGGATTAATGAACCGAGATGTCCAGGGTTTTCAAGTTGCACTCCTTAATCTT CGATATAAACTcgaagaaatagaaaagaatcag GTGGACACAATTGAAAGAGTGGGAGCAATAGTTGAAATTACCTATGAAATTCAGAATGGCAGCATTGCGGAGTATATTGAG gGATCTTCATCCAACAGAGCCATTGAGCTACCTCCAGTTACACCCTCTTCCAGG ATCGCATCCTTGCCTCCAACTAGGCCAGCTGATCCACAGTCTCCATCAAATACGGTTGAATCTTACCAG AGTAGTCAAATATCCGAGATAAATTTGCCCAGTAGTAGTGTAGGTCCGATGAAAACTCCTATAGAAAATAAGACCAATGGATCTAGCTCTGGCGGCTTCTTTGGGCTAAATTTATCAAGCGTCTATACTCTAACAAGAACTCGCAGCGCGACAAACGCAGTACTACAACAAACTCGTCCAAGTAGTTGA
- the LOC101495514 gene encoding uncharacterized protein isoform X1: MALSLGKITILLGAGFVGSVMAKEGGLPDVSGLVSGAFKVVLRQLKSNDPTPTVKKPHNDALIDQVNSLRQELQNLARERSITIVNASGTGGRKYVTGVVIVVVAYGYIRWKGWIPNMMFATRRSLSDACKSIGIQMGKVYEAIEDAKKKISGRVDNLDEKIDECAAIAENVQKDIPEIQHDTGLMNRDVQGFQVALLNLRYKLEEIEKNQVDTIERVGAIVEITYEIQNGSIAEYIEGSSSNRAIELPPVTPSSRAAPSWPSLEQPSLTPLSRIASLPPTRPADPQSPSNTVESYQQSSQISEINLPSSSVGPMKTPIENKTNGSSSGGFFGLNLSSVYTLTRTRSATNAVLQQTRPSS; encoded by the exons ATGGCTCTATCACTCGGAAAAATCACCATTCTCCTTGGTGCAG gttttgttGGTTCAGTAATGGCGAAAGAAGGAGGATTGCCAGATGTATCTGGTCTAGTATCTGGGGCTTTTAAG GTTGTTTTAAGGCAACTTAAAAGCAATGATCCTACTCCAACTGTTAAAAAGCCACATAATGATGCTTTGATTGATCAG GTTAATAGCCTTCGGCAGGAACTACAAAATCTTGCTAGGGAGAGATCAATCACTATTGTAAATGCAAGTGGAACAG GAGGAAGAAAGTATGTAACAGGGGTCGTTATTGTTGTGGTAGCATATGGATACATTAGGTGGAAG GGATGGATTCCTAATATGATGTTTGCTACAAGACGTAGTCTATCCGATGCATGTAAATCTATAGGTATTCAGATGGGGAAGGTTTATGAAGCAATTGag GATGCCAAGAAGAAGATATCTGGTAGAGTGGACAATCTGGATGAAAAAATAGATGAATGTGCAGCCATTGCAGAAAATGTCCAAAAAGAT ATCCCTGAAATACAGCACGACACAGGATTAATGAACCGAGATGTCCAGGGTTTTCAAGTTGCACTCCTTAATCTT CGATATAAACTcgaagaaatagaaaagaatcag GTGGACACAATTGAAAGAGTGGGAGCAATAGTTGAAATTACCTATGAAATTCAGAATGGCAGCATTGCGGAGTATATTGAG gGATCTTCATCCAACAGAGCCATTGAGCTACCTCCAGTTACACCCTCTTCCAGG GCTGCTCCTTCCTGGCCATCTCTTGAACAGCCATCTCTTACCCCATTATCTAGG ATCGCATCCTTGCCTCCAACTAGGCCAGCTGATCCACAGTCTCCATCAAATACGGTTGAATCTTACCAG CAGAGTAGTCAAATATCCGAGATAAATTTGCCCAGTAGTAGTGTAGGTCCGATGAAAACTCCTATAGAAAATAAGACCAATGGATCTAGCTCTGGCGGCTTCTTTGGGCTAAATTTATCAAGCGTCTATACTCTAACAAGAACTCGCAGCGCGACAAACGCAGTACTACAACAAACTCGTCCAAGTAGTTGA
- the LOC101495514 gene encoding uncharacterized protein LOC101495514 precursor (The RefSeq protein has 1 substitution compared to this genomic sequence) produces the protein MALSLGKITILLGAGFVGSVMAKEGGLPDVSGLVSGAFKVVLRQLKSNDPTPTVKKPHNDALIDQVNSLRQELQNLARERSITIVNASGTGGRKYVTGVVIVVVAYGYIRWKGWIPNMMFATRRSLSDACKSIGIQMGKVYEAIEDAKKKISGRVDNLDEKIDECAAIAENVQKDIPEIQHDTGLMNRDVQGFQVALLNLRYKLEEIEKNQVDTIERVGAIVEITYEIQNGSIAEYIEGSSSNRAIELPPVTPSSRIASLPPIRPADPQSPSNTVESYQQSSQISEINLPSSSVGPMKTPIENKTNGSSSGGFFGLNLSSVYTLTRTRSATNAVLQQTRPSS, from the exons ATGGCTCTATCACTCGGAAAAATCACCATTCTCCTTGGTGCAG gttttgttGGTTCAGTAATGGCGAAAGAAGGAGGATTGCCAGATGTATCTGGTCTAGTATCTGGGGCTTTTAAG GTTGTTTTAAGGCAACTTAAAAGCAATGATCCTACTCCAACTGTTAAAAAGCCACATAATGATGCTTTGATTGATCAG GTTAATAGCCTTCGGCAGGAACTACAAAATCTTGCTAGGGAGAGATCAATCACTATTGTAAATGCAAGTGGAACAG GAGGAAGAAAGTATGTAACAGGGGTCGTTATTGTTGTGGTAGCATATGGATACATTAGGTGGAAG GGATGGATTCCTAATATGATGTTTGCTACAAGACGTAGTCTATCCGATGCATGTAAATCTATAGGTATTCAGATGGGGAAGGTTTATGAAGCAATTGag GATGCCAAGAAGAAGATATCTGGTAGAGTGGACAATCTGGATGAAAAAATAGATGAATGTGCAGCCATTGCAGAAAATGTCCAAAAAGAT ATCCCTGAAATACAGCACGACACAGGATTAATGAACCGAGATGTCCAGGGTTTTCAAGTTGCACTCCTTAATCTT CGATATAAACTcgaagaaatagaaaagaatcag GTGGACACAATTGAAAGAGTGGGAGCAATAGTTGAAATTACCTATGAAATTCAGAATGGCAGCATTGCGGAGTATATTGAG gGATCTTCATCCAACAGAGCCATTGAGCTACCTCCAGTTACACCCTCTTCCAGG ATCGCATCCTTGCCTCCAACTAGGCCAGCTGATCCACAGTCTCCATCAAATACGGTTGAATCTTACCAG CAGAGTAGTCAAATATCCGAGATAAATTTGCCCAGTAGTAGTGTAGGTCCGATGAAAACTCCTATAGAAAATAAGACCAATGGATCTAGCTCTGGCGGCTTCTTTGGGCTAAATTTATCAAGCGTCTATACTCTAACAAGAACTCGCAGCGCGACAAACGCAGTACTACAACAAACTCGTCCAAGTAGTTGA